The following DNA comes from Miscanthus floridulus cultivar M001 chromosome 5, ASM1932011v1, whole genome shotgun sequence.
tgaactctcacttgaccacacgaagcctaatgagaagatagatgcacactttgctactcttgattcactaatgaggctactctcttggattctcaaatctcaatcacctcactagaaccttgctcttcttggcactcacaaacgtgtttctcagctgttgaaatgagcaaaagtgactccacacatgagtggagctcctatttataaggcagcctaaaaaacgaaccgttatgagcttttgcggggtgaccggacgctccggtcatgttgaccggacgctccggtcagttcaacccgcgaacctagtgaaaatgagttgaccgaacgctggcagggtccggtcgcatgaaaccctcactggatgcttactggaactcgaccggacgctgaaccctcagggtccggtcagtactgaccggacgcgtccggtcacagattcccttctctggaaccttactggagtctaccggacgctgcctctcagcgttcggtcacttgaccgatccagcgtccggtcgcaccaaacgctgtctgctgatcaaatgaactgaccggaccctgcggccagcgtccggtcgcaccggagccagcgtccggtcagcatttgaccctccattcacttccaactctcgatcatatgtgaataaagtttgctccaaaggatcttaggcattcataggagctacctagagctagttttaacaaatgtgcaccacacctaactcactagactcaactaggtcaagctacccgtccatacccccttaatagtatggccaaagaaaaaacaaagtcctaaactactctaagtgtctctccaactccaatcgacacttagaactagtcatccttaaccttgtcgtccatcctttgaaaaccgaaacgatttccatcgtaggggaatGACCATCTCGATTGCCCAATAGAtcaccattactatgacctaactcaattgcctctgcaaaacacacgttagttatagtaatcttgtattgtcattaatcaccgaaacccaactagaggcctagatgatTTCACCTGTGCGGGTCTGTTCGGATGGGACGGACGTCCAATATCGAAAATAAATTTACCTGGTGTAACGATCAACGCTCACTAACTATGACTAGGATAAACCATTTCTTTGCTTCCACTGTTTGGCCTGAGCTGTTTTCCAAAGCAAATCTACAAGCTCTCGCTTCTCTCAGCTCTGACCATTGTGCGCTATTTCTCCAAGGAGACACTTCTTTCGATTTCTACCACGGTTTTCGCTTCGAATCATGGTGAACCCAACAACCTGATTTCCTCTCAACGGTTCAATCAGCATGGCAACAATAAGTCAACActtagcagcctgttcgtttggactgtgacttatcgtaaacgatcgtaaattttcagccgaaacattatttttctctcacacaaaccagccagcagtacttcttcacgaaccagcaacgatacgaaccagccaaccgaacaggttgCAGGACACTATCCTTCAGGTTCTGTAAAATTGCTAAGAACCGCAAAAGCCATAAAAGCTTGAGAAGGAAACTTTTCAGTACTATCAAGCTACAGGAGACTATCATCCAGATTACTATGCTAAACTTGGAAAAGGCGCAAGAAATTAGAAACCTGACAGACGACGAGTTTGATTTCAGAAAATACCTTAAATTAAAATCTTTTAGTATTCTAAATTATACCAACGATATTCAACATTCAACTATCCAAACTCCGGTCTAATTGCTGCAAGACCAAAAGTCTAATTGCTGCAAGACCACAATTTACAACCTGTCTCCAGCGCCCCTGTCCTTGCACAGATGATCCCAATCTATTTGCACAAAGATTACAAGATGAATTGTCTGATATTGCCATTACCCTTTTGAATTTTGTCTGATATCGCAATCTGTTCACTTGATGTCAAAGTACAAACTCAGAAGGCCCGTCAAGAATAGAACGCACGAACCAATTTCACAGGAGCACAAATCTTGGGAGGAATTATAGGTTGCATAAATAAGTTACTTGCATTGAAGTACTACCAAACTACAATTAGACACCAAGTAAAATGCTGAGAACTAGTAGTACTAAACTTCTAATCCATGCTCTTGACACTCTGATGATCCTCGCCACTAACCACCACATCCAGCTACTACTAAGACTCAAATATTGAAGTTGGAGTAGAGTATTACTGCTAACCAAGCTAACTAATTAGTGCCTAGTTTCCGATCCTCATTACTGCAGCATCCTCCTGGGCAGGCTCGACGGCGGAGTGGCGGACGGGGACCTCGACCTGATAGTGGACGCGCCAACTTTGTCGATGCGGGCCATGAGAGCAGGCGGCTCGCCGGACTCGCCGTAcagcagcggcggcagcggcaggaaCATGACCTTGTCGGTCGCCGGGAAGCCGCCGGCCAGGTCGCTGCTTGCCACCACGGACGTGAGCAGCAGGGCGTTGCCCGCGACCTCCGCCCAGAGGTTACAGGTGTACTGGGGTGCCCCCGCGGCCGCGTCGCCGCACGCCCTCACGCACACCAGCGACACGGCCGTGGCCGCGCCGAAGGCGCACGGGGACACCAGGAACACGGACCCGTCCGCCTTGCCCATCAGGACCAGCTTCTCCTCCGGGCCCGGGACGGCGAGCTTGCACGGCTTCGCGTAGTCGACCTCGGTGACGGGCCAGGCGTGGTGGCTGAAGAAGTGCTCGGCCAGCCTCGCCGGCGAGGTGAAGTGCCCGCAGCCAGGGACCGGGCAGAAGCAGGGCGCGAACCGGCAGGAGCGGTGGTGGTCCGGCGCCTCGTAGTAGACGACCCAGCTCGTGCAGCTGTACGCCTCGTAGGCGCACGCCACCTTGGCGTCACGCACGATCCCGTCCAGCTCGGCGCAGGGGACGTAGGtgccggcggcggcgcaggcCTGGACGTGGCTGCCGCGACAGCCGCGGCACACGACGTGGCCGGCCTCGCACTGCAACCCAAAACAAAGGTCAAGAATCAAATCAATCCAGCATGATATCTGTTATTACTGTAGGATCATCTAGAGTGGATCTAGCGGGTAAACCTTTCTATTTGAGATAGAACACGTAGATCCGTCCTAGAACATGAactagagagaggagagaggacgaGGGAGGGGATGTGTTACCGATCATCAGTGGGCTCGGTGCAGGAGCTTGCCATGGCGTCGGTGAAGATGGCGTTGTCGAGTTGGGGTTGATGGAGTGGGGCGACGCAGTCCAGTGACAACGGCGAGTCGGCCTAGGGCGTTCGGTTAACCGAtcggtttcggttcggttctTCGGTTTATGACACAAATTCGGTTTCTACAAATAGGAACCGACCGGTTCTTCGTAAATCTTGGAACCGAACAAAACTAACCGAGGATTTACACAAGCAgtaaaaaaaagaatagaaaaaataggaaaaaagatTTTAAAAAAAGCACAATGCCGAGATTTTAAAAAATGTGAGGGTGTGAGGCTGTGAGGAGGTGTCATCCACCTTTTATATCTAGGATTAAGTTGGTATTAGGCCTAGGTTGTAAGGTATATTAGGCTTGTTTGTGAATTTCGGTtccttcggttatttcggttaacCGAGCCCAGGAACCAAAATTTGATCAGTTAATTCGGTTCCTAAGAACTGAGAACCGAACAGCTAACCGAAATTCACCGTTCTCGGTTCTCGGACTTTATCAGTTAATTGGAGGGGATGTGTTACCGATCATCAGTGGGCTTGGCACAGGAGCTTGCCATGGCGTTGGTGAAGAAGGCGTTGTCGAGTTGGGGTCGATGGAGTGGGGCGACGTAGTCCAGTGACGACTGGCGTCTAGGCGACAGCGAGGCGGTGAAGAACGGTGGTGGCGCTTCCTGCCACTGTTGCGGTCCCTAAGATTGGATTAGGGTTCTATCGGTATAGTACTGTGGCAaccggtgaacctcgtactgcgagccgcTGACCCCCACCTCTTTaaatagcgcagtgcgacgggggcccaccaaccatgtagggttgggcgcccccgatcagggcgttggATCAAGGCACAAGTTGGCCGTTGGGCTAATCTTGGTGGAGAGATCAACAtaatattctcccccttgatctcaccttttgtcttaaacttaaaatacttatctcttttttccattccatcacagattagtgcatagagcgtgcctcgtcATAACATTTAGTAACATTggattaacagctacaatgcacctctctgttttgaaacagattctcaactaggcccttattgtccaggaatcatagttTTTCCGTAAACTCAtgtcggctaagtgttctctgaacacattgggtggtaagccttttataagcggatccaCAAGTATTTTCTTTGTACTTATATGCTCGAGACTAATAGAATGATCCttgactttgtctttcacaacataaaactttatgttaatgtgtttggcagcaccacttgacttattgttgtgagcataacatactactAGCTCATTGTCGCAGTacaacttgagtggcttatgaaTGTCATCGATCACTTTTAACCCGGGACATaaatttctttagccagttcacctgtcttgtggcctcataacatgctacaaactcggcatacatcgtGGACGATGCAGTGATGGTTTGCTTagagcttttccatgatatagctctccctacgagagtaaatacataacctgatgtggattttctattatctacATTTCCCGCAaaatctgaatctgaataccCTTCTATATGTAgaaaatcagatcttctatacgttagcatgagaccttttGTGTCTTGCAAATAACGTAAAGCTTTCTTTACTATTCTCTAGtattctattcctggattactctgatatctgccaagtatccCTGTAACAAAAACTAAGTCAGagcgtgtacatacttgagcatactgtaagcttcctacagctgaagcatatggaaccattttcATTCGTCGATCTTATATTGGTTTTCTGGGACATTGAAATTTTCCAaaactatcgcccttgactataggagcaggtgaaggcttacacgcatgcatactgtatttctttagaaccttttctaagtatgtcttttacgataatcctaaaaccccctttcttctatctcagtgaatctctattcctaaaacAAATGAAGCTTGTCGGCacgaaatttcgtcccgtgccgagggcacatgagcaagccggaagggtccactcgatggagctggagatccgcctagcttcagcacagggatggtcgatcctacacactcctcctaagacgtgccagtcaatttgaccctgcaattgacaaggagagaaagtttatcagtaatttagggcggaacatgccggtgttgctagatagtcccgaatgtacggctctgagagccgatatgaaaggagattgactaaatagtcgattccaacatattcataagaataaatcagttaaagctcataaggttgtgtaagaagaatcggttatcgttcaggatgaatatcattatttagacaaatattggtcaatggcaaaaggatgtcaacaatgattaatcTATGCTAAGCCAAtcactgcaagtaaccgaaccccttttatataaaagaaacagctcatcatcattcaactatttaataaagataaatctaataaatatattagatcttatctatcgctatgaccagtggggcatgaggcagaatcatgcagaccatagtaacaacaatagattcgacaaccctaacttattactaataccagtggggcatgaggcagaatcatgcaggctgtaatacaataataagatcatggggctaacacatctttcaacctatctttacttcaacggtctcatgacgtgaactattcgtgaaagcactagatatcggctaaaatagctgattcaggcatagcgcatagttaaggtcataccctatcaagaacagatctatcaaataacgatccccactccacgattGCTAATAGTGGAGTGTGAGGCGGAATCACATAGGCCTATGATAACGGACCAtgaaacggttttcgctagccaatagatctactcaagatcagacataccttaaccgcacgctatgcacgatcaagattgatataaaacagccgataaaacataactcatcatttaaagtgcagattagatcagtttagatcaacaaacgatgggttaaacaagatataaggctgatctagatcaatcctaatcgagcgaagtgatattgcctgtaattaaataaataatagaagcaataagcaatatcggtaacttaatgaatctatccaaagaaaCGCCaccccttagatagagccgatagcttgaccttaatctagttcgagtagtggaggtcgatcggatcgatgcagccttacttgaactagacaagaatcgataactaacttataccagagttgtagtggaggtcgatcagatcgatgcagccgtacgaacagaagtataagccatgacggtacttacagacaagcagtgaaggtcgaccggatcgatgtagccatactcgctgaagaactcgttgagatctactctactcctactcctaaggggtggccggagctgaaaaaagtaagtaacttgtattggattgattgtgtcttttataatagccggggttcgatatttatacccggagcctacacatgaatcctactcgagcatgactcgTTACAATCTTTGTCATAGAATAAAACTTTCCTAAtttaaaataacttggaccctaatctttccctttttgtagagtccgatacgcaatttcctggtgccaaccatagctcatcatcgttatctgctgacagtcatccaaagagatccgattctagagtcgtatctgaatcagctgatatcgatcctcatgcgaatcgattccttgatggacACAATTTGGAATCCTTCAAATTCCCacattcttctttccaaattttggtgtaaacacatgccccccctaattttgggataaaagtaattttattccaaaattatcacgtctgtatCCTCGATTGGTCCAGTAGTAacaggtagagaatcttgatctggggtctactgtttgttgCCATCTATGTttgctcatgagcccatgcttcaaaacttttatgagagtatcattgcttcatgggtacttggattcatctttccaggtcagctataaaatgtctatccgatcttggcgagagcaactcaacaatttagctatgtttctcttccatctGCACCCTCGAGTGCTTCTGACTCCGCACGgatcctccatggtctatcctttcgCTATGAAGATCTTAAactggttagaagaattcttgtgcatagggtgattgtgtcgctcattctagcgccttgttgagcaagaggatcagctactacggctaaaagaattcttgtgatatcacctaagtcttctctccatgctcacagatctattctagtgtttgcaagggctaaaatgtgtggacaccttccccttgtttgttccaccaAACACCCACCGGGAAAGCCACAGGGCTCCTTTCTCATAatttcccagtcaccgagaaatcggctgggcatctgttaggcgagcgacctttccccttctcctggcATAATTctatcaatgggccgatgtgactcacgatgaccttcggccttgtggggacctagactcccttcaatccaaagaagccttagtgggttgatctctggtcaatgtaaattcttcgtatccat
Coding sequences within:
- the LOC136454387 gene encoding E3 ubiquitin-protein ligase SINA-like 11; this translates as MRGSGAVKGEAMKGGDEDPVERRATVETTTTGEASRACLIHLLSLCGQGEGALVAAVVQAMEEPQINIRMAMSHLHCHACVLPLKPPTFECEAGHVVCRGCRGSHVQACAAAGTYVPCAELDGIVRDAKVACAYEAYSCTSWVVYYEAPDHHRSCRFAPCFCPVPGCGHFTSPARLAEHFFSHHAWPVTEVDYAKPCKLAVPGPEEKLVLMGKADGSVFLVSPCAFGAATAVSLVCVRACGDAAAGAPQYTCNLWAEVAGNALLLTSVVASSDLAGGFPATDKVMFLPLPPLLYGESGEPPALMARIDKVGASTIRSRSPSATPPSSLPRRMLQ